In Marinitoga litoralis, one DNA window encodes the following:
- a CDS encoding NAD-dependent epimerase/dehydratase family protein: MKIAVVGASGFIGGNVVKYLSGKGYEIISIYFTRPIEWSNTMNYTQFMQMNGRIDAIIFAGGNSNHKVDDKSLYEIIKKDSQYIQDILEKFEIPKAILLSSAAVYYGYEGYVDENVCPRPVINYGISKRISEMIFEKQARKSGVQGTVLRLTHAFGKEEKESRLFKSIAKSIIDQKPLKVYGGGESYINPVPIDFVCKVVDYFLRRDSMVEVDYYNLGSFKPLKVREIVESLKDRFDFEFVFEGEERHPVKFITKAEKLAQLGIVFQDVLENIIRYVESII, encoded by the coding sequence ATGAAAATAGCTGTAGTGGGAGCAAGCGGATTTATAGGAGGAAATGTGGTTAAATATTTATCAGGAAAAGGTTATGAAATTATTTCAATTTATTTTACCCGCCCGATAGAATGGTCAAACACAATGAATTATACACAGTTTATGCAAATGAATGGAAGAATTGATGCAATAATCTTTGCAGGAGGTAATTCAAATCATAAAGTTGATGACAAAAGCTTATATGAGATAATAAAAAAAGACAGCCAATATATTCAAGATATTCTAGAAAAATTTGAAATACCGAAAGCAATATTGTTATCGAGCGCAGCTGTTTATTATGGTTATGAAGGTTATGTTGATGAAAACGTATGCCCAAGGCCAGTAATTAATTATGGTATATCGAAAAGAATTTCGGAAATGATTTTTGAAAAACAAGCAAGGAAAAGTGGGGTACAGGGAACTGTGCTGAGGTTAACACACGCCTTTGGGAAGGAGGAAAAAGAATCACGACTTTTCAAAAGCATTGCTAAGTCAATAATTGATCAGAAGCCTTTGAAGGTGTACGGTGGAGGAGAATCTTACATAAATCCAGTGCCTATAGATTTTGTGTGTAAAGTGGTGGATTATTTTCTGAGAAGAGATTCGATGGTTGAAGTAGATTACTATAATTTAGGCTCTTTTAAACCCCTTAAAGTAAGAGAGATAGTGGAAAGTTTAAAAGATAGATTCGATTTTGAATTTGTTTTTGAGGGAGAAGAAAGACATCCGGTTAAGTTTATAACTAAAGCGGAGAAACTTGCTCAGCTTGGAATAGTATTTCAAGATGTGCTTGAGAATATTATTAGATATGTGGAATCTATAATTTAG
- the wecB gene encoding non-hydrolyzing UDP-N-acetylglucosamine 2-epimerase: MKVLSLIGARPQFIKEAVLHKEFLRTGIAEILVHSGQHYDFNMSDVFFQVLDIRKPNYFLNVGSGNHGEMTARIMFEFEKLVMTERPDIIIVYGDTNTTLAGAIVGAKLKIPVAHVEAGIRQEPKDMPEEINRVLTDHVSRLLFCPSQLAVDNLKREGITQGVYFSGDVMYDLFLKMRKLFRYNMNLELKENEYVVCTIHRDFNTDMHEKLKVILEQLGKLPYKVVFPMHPRTVKRVKKFGLEKLLEGIKVLEPVDYLNMMGLVERSKFVITDSGGLQKEAYWCGKRAVVVMPDTGWRELVEIGWNLLSKPEDIVEKVTIIENFSRFPENIYGDGNTGESIVKLLKKF; this comes from the coding sequence ATGAAAGTACTTTCTCTTATAGGTGCAAGACCGCAATTTATAAAAGAAGCGGTTTTACACAAAGAATTTTTAAGAACAGGTATAGCTGAAATACTTGTTCACTCGGGACAACATTACGATTTCAACATGTCAGATGTGTTTTTTCAGGTACTTGATATTCGAAAGCCAAATTATTTTCTTAACGTTGGTTCTGGGAATCATGGTGAGATGACAGCACGGATAATGTTCGAATTTGAAAAATTGGTAATGACTGAAAGACCTGATATTATTATCGTGTACGGGGATACAAATACAACTCTTGCAGGTGCAATTGTGGGTGCAAAGCTAAAGATACCTGTTGCACATGTTGAAGCGGGTATAAGACAAGAGCCAAAAGATATGCCTGAGGAGATTAACAGAGTTTTGACAGATCATGTGTCAAGACTTTTATTTTGTCCAAGTCAGTTGGCAGTGGATAATTTAAAAAGAGAAGGTATAACACAAGGTGTATATTTTTCAGGGGATGTGATGTACGATTTGTTCTTGAAAATGAGAAAATTATTCAGGTATAATATGAATTTAGAATTGAAAGAAAATGAGTACGTTGTATGCACTATACATAGAGATTTCAACACAGATATGCACGAAAAATTAAAAGTGATACTTGAACAATTAGGAAAGTTACCGTACAAAGTAGTTTTTCCAATGCATCCTCGGACAGTAAAAAGAGTGAAAAAATTTGGCTTGGAGAAGTTGCTTGAAGGGATTAAAGTGTTAGAGCCTGTGGATTATTTGAACATGATGGGTTTGGTGGAAAGAAGCAAATTTGTGATAACTGATTCGGGGGGATTACAGAAAGAAGCATATTGGTGTGGAAAGAGAGCGGTAGTAGTAATGCCAGACACGGGCTGGAGGGAATTGGTGGAAATAGGATGGAACTTGCTGAGCAAACCTGAAGATATTGTAGAGAAGGTAACTATTATTGAGAATTTTAGTAGATTTCCTGAAAATATATACGGAGATGGAAATACAGGGGAAAGTATTGTAAAATTACTTAAGAAATTTTAG
- a CDS encoding glycosyltransferase family 2 protein — MQNNVKSELLRIYKNLIKEIKEYKNKVENVRSYSKNSLQNIVCRENNTDTIISVVTPAYNAEKFLPKLYKSLKRQTIAKQLEWVIIDDYSNDNVMNFYEQLSCDNSLGKINIYRNEKNLGAAMSLKKGFSLTSSNIVAWVSADDFYVSIDKLEQDLRLINAGYDLIFSAHTFIGDDILNSRMASVNNKKYRDKYHMVADLMFGNYLNGSSICMKKDAYLDSGGINEFLINVDGDFDLWVKDILLNKKIGFSNTAVFNYSHPGQTSKVQERMIVGKNITRLSYIRFLNQSMGNEWFEQNFKIFFNIKAFTTEDILKIQNYFPWIFLSQFIWVEEASGKEHYYTKLLRYKYSDIFEMNELFKKQIYELSDEFMKSDVFQIFAKKYKEIDSVF, encoded by the coding sequence GTTGAAAATGTCAGATCGTATTCCAAAAATAGTCTTCAAAATATTGTATGTAGAGAAAACAATACAGATACGATTATCAGTGTTGTCACTCCCGCTTACAATGCAGAAAAATTTCTTCCAAAACTTTATAAGTCTCTTAAAAGACAGACGATAGCAAAACAATTAGAGTGGGTTATTATTGATGATTATTCAAATGATAACGTTATGAATTTTTATGAACAACTCAGTTGCGACAATTCACTTGGAAAAATAAATATTTATCGCAACGAGAAAAATTTAGGTGCTGCGATGTCATTAAAAAAAGGGTTTTCTTTAACGTCGTCAAATATTGTTGCATGGGTGAGTGCTGATGATTTTTACGTGTCTATTGATAAACTAGAGCAGGATTTAAGACTTATCAATGCTGGATATGATCTAATTTTCTCTGCACATACATTTATTGGGGATGATATACTGAATAGTAGAATGGCCTCTGTAAATAATAAAAAGTATCGTGACAAATACCATATGGTTGCAGATCTGATGTTTGGTAATTATCTTAATGGGTCATCGATATGTATGAAAAAGGATGCATATTTGGATAGTGGTGGCATAAACGAATTTTTAATTAACGTAGATGGGGATTTCGATTTGTGGGTTAAGGATATATTGTTAAACAAAAAGATAGGGTTTTCGAATACGGCGGTTTTCAATTACAGTCATCCGGGACAGACAAGTAAAGTCCAAGAGCGTATGATTGTTGGAAAGAATATTACAAGGCTTTCGTATATTAGGTTTTTAAATCAATCCATGGGAAATGAATGGTTTGAACAGAACTTTAAAATCTTTTTCAATATTAAAGCTTTTACTACCGAAGATATTTTGAAAATACAAAATTATTTTCCTTGGATATTCCTTTCACAATTTATTTGGGTAGAAGAGGCTTCAGGTAAGGAGCACTATTATACAAAACTTTTACGTTATAAGTATAGTGATATCTTTGAAATGAATGAACTTTTCAAAAAACAAATATACGAGCTAAGCGATGAATTTATGAAAAGTGACGTTTTTCAGATATTTGCTAAGAAGTACAAAGAAATAGACAGTGTTTTTTAA
- a CDS encoding NAD-dependent epimerase/dehydratase family protein: MKILVTGALGFIGKSLFAALKKEGYEVQGIDLVIADYDDYIRADITYFEDVWKLFKDNNGFDMVIHLAGEVGRLNGEEYPQRMIYVNEFGTLNLIKMCIEYKSKLVYFSTSEVYGTLFDEKEVMEEDFNVLSPTKVTNIYAMSKLFGEGIVNHYVKNYGLLAVGIRPFMVYGPGVIASKYKSAIDQFIYNALNDNLFTVHKSSERAWCYVDDFVNGVLTVIKHHEFKEKNYETYNIGTQEYIATEELAKLILELTGKPYDLMRVVELPDKFISGRKRFFNEKLRKLGWEQKVPLREGLMKVIEWYRGMM, translated from the coding sequence ATGAAAATACTTGTCACAGGAGCGTTAGGGTTTATAGGAAAAAGTTTGTTTGCAGCTTTAAAAAAAGAAGGTTATGAAGTTCAAGGTATTGATTTAGTCATAGCTGACTATGACGATTATATTCGTGCTGATATTACTTATTTTGAAGATGTTTGGAAGTTGTTTAAGGATAATAACGGTTTTGATATGGTCATACATTTAGCTGGTGAGGTTGGAAGACTTAATGGAGAAGAATATCCGCAAAGGATGATATACGTCAACGAGTTTGGAACTTTGAATTTAATCAAGATGTGTATTGAATACAAGAGTAAATTAGTTTATTTCAGCACTTCAGAAGTTTACGGAACTCTTTTCGATGAAAAAGAAGTAATGGAGGAAGACTTCAACGTACTAAGTCCTACAAAAGTGACAAACATATATGCAATGAGTAAATTATTTGGGGAAGGTATTGTAAATCATTATGTCAAGAATTACGGATTATTAGCTGTTGGAATAAGACCATTCATGGTGTACGGGCCGGGTGTGATAGCATCAAAATATAAATCTGCAATAGATCAATTTATTTACAATGCTTTGAATGATAACTTGTTTACAGTACACAAGAGTTCAGAACGTGCATGGTGTTATGTGGATGATTTTGTTAACGGAGTGTTGACAGTTATAAAACATCATGAGTTTAAGGAAAAGAACTATGAAACATACAATATAGGAACTCAAGAATATATAGCTACGGAAGAGTTAGCGAAATTGATATTGGAATTAACTGGAAAGCCTTATGATTTGATGAGAGTGGTAGAACTTCCTGATAAATTTATATCTGGAAGGAAGAGATTTTTTAATGAAAAGCTGAGAAAGCTTGGTTGGGAGCAGAAAGTGCCGTTGAGAGAGGGTTTAATGAAAGTTATCGAATGGTACAGAGGGATGATGTAA